Proteins encoded by one window of Actinocorallia herbida:
- a CDS encoding roadblock/LC7 domain-containing protein, giving the protein MTEPGDLNWLLNNLVDSVAQVKQAVVLSSDGLVVGASRGLQRDDAEHMAALASGFQSLARSTGEQFKGGAVRQTIVEMDEAFLFVTSAGQGACLAVLADAAADVGVIAYEMAMLVTRVGLHLSAKPRTVSLP; this is encoded by the coding sequence ATGACCGAACCCGGCGATCTCAACTGGTTGCTCAACAACCTCGTCGACAGCGTCGCGCAGGTGAAGCAGGCGGTCGTCCTGTCGAGTGACGGACTCGTCGTGGGCGCCTCGCGGGGCCTGCAGCGCGACGACGCCGAGCACATGGCGGCGCTCGCGTCGGGCTTCCAGAGCCTCGCCCGCAGCACCGGCGAGCAGTTCAAGGGCGGCGCGGTCCGGCAGACCATCGTGGAGATGGACGAGGCGTTCCTCTTCGTCACCTCCGCCGGACAGGGCGCCTGCCTCGCCGTCCTCGCCGACGCCGCCGCCGACGTGGGCGTCATCGCCTACGAGATGGCGATGCTGGTCACGCGGGTCGGCCTGCATCTGTCGGCCAAGCCCCGGACGGTGAGTCTTCCGTGA
- a CDS encoding GTP-binding protein: protein MDSRPSEAELAVKILVAGGFGAGKTTMVASVSEMRPLRTEEQLTERSIGVDDLDGVERKTTTTVAMDFGRITLRTGLVLYLFGTPGQDRFWFMWDELAEGALGAVVLVDTRRLADCFASIDYFERRGLPFIIAVNTFDGAKPYTADDIRIALDLDPEIPVVSCDARSRESTRQTLISLMGHVMTAMARR, encoded by the coding sequence ATGGACTCCAGGCCCTCTGAGGCCGAGCTCGCCGTCAAGATCCTGGTGGCGGGAGGGTTCGGCGCCGGGAAGACCACGATGGTCGCCTCGGTGAGCGAGATGCGCCCGCTGCGCACGGAGGAGCAGCTCACCGAGCGCAGCATCGGCGTCGACGACCTCGACGGTGTGGAGCGGAAGACCACCACCACGGTGGCGATGGACTTCGGCCGGATCACCCTGCGGACCGGACTGGTGCTCTACCTGTTCGGCACGCCGGGCCAGGACCGGTTCTGGTTCATGTGGGACGAGCTGGCCGAAGGCGCCCTCGGCGCGGTCGTGCTGGTCGACACCCGCCGCCTCGCCGACTGCTTCGCCTCGATCGACTACTTCGAGCGGCGCGGCCTGCCGTTCATCATCGCGGTGAACACCTTCGACGGCGCCAAGCCCTACACCGCCGACGACATCCGGATCGCCCTCGACCTCGACCCGGAGATCCCGGTCGTCAGCTGCGACGCGCGCTCACGCGAGTCGACCCGCCAGACGCTCATCAGCCTGATGGGCCATGTCATGACGGCGATGGCCCGCCGCTAG
- a CDS encoding DUF742 domain-containing protein, producing the protein MTGHEWLDEEAGPIVRAFWLTGGRTESGNRTDLDLMTLVVRTTEPVYGSLLLSPEHEAILQLAHQPLTVAELASALDLAVGVVRVLLGDLLTDRRITVRAPSAVSRIPTTRIIEEVIHGLQAL; encoded by the coding sequence GTGACGGGGCACGAGTGGCTTGACGAGGAGGCCGGACCCATCGTCCGGGCCTTCTGGCTGACGGGTGGCCGGACCGAGTCCGGCAACCGGACCGATCTCGATCTCATGACACTCGTGGTGCGCACGACCGAACCGGTGTACGGTTCGCTCCTTCTGTCCCCTGAACACGAGGCGATTCTCCAGCTCGCCCATCAGCCGCTCACGGTCGCGGAACTGGCCTCGGCCCTTGACCTGGCCGTCGGTGTCGTGCGAGTACTGCTCGGCGATCTGCTGACCGACCGTCGGATCACGGTGCGCGCCCCCTCGGCCGTCAGCCGGATCCCCACCACCAGAATCATCGAAGAGGTAATTCATGGACTCCAGGCCCTCTGA
- a CDS encoding APC family permease, whose amino-acid sequence MSKASDVLKRVLLGRALRSTQAHHQLLPKRIALPVFASDALSSVAYAPQEILITLGIAGLAGYAFTPWIGLAVVVLLVVVVASYRQNVRTYTSGGGDFEVATTNLGGNWGLVVASALLVDYVMTVAVSISSAVSNLSAFTPLIAEHRVLVAVTLVVLLTVLNLRGLKESGIAFAIPTYLFMFGIFSMMAWGFIRMAGGADLESESAHLEVHGTGEDIAGLAMIFLLLRAFASGCAALTGVEAISNGVPAFRKPKGQNAATTLLMLGVVAATMFAGVTALAYVTDAKYADPLHGSHLIDPATGRDVSGEQHTVITQVAETVFSNFPPMYVFVTVMTALILVLAANTAYNGFPVLASVLAQNRYLPRQLHTRGDRLAFSNGIIMLAGAAIILIYAFEADVTKLIQLYIVGVFVSFTVSQTGMVRHWNRLLRTETDSTVRRQMKTSRMINSVGLLITGAVLVVVLITKFSHGAWIVCIAMPALFILMRGIRAHYDRVARELEPDGAETTLPSRTHAIVLVSKIHKPTLRALAYARASRPSILEAVSVAVDADEAERLRDEWDALDLPVPLKVLDSPYREITRPVLEYVKNVRRKSPRDVVAVYIPEYVVGHWWEHILHNQSALRLKGRLLFQPGVMVTSVPWQLASSDRLKGRVERPAPGAVRRGDLE is encoded by the coding sequence GTGTCCAAGGCCTCTGACGTCCTGAAGCGCGTTTTGCTAGGGCGTGCCCTGCGCAGCACTCAGGCGCACCATCAGCTTCTGCCCAAGCGCATCGCCTTGCCGGTCTTCGCGAGCGACGCACTGTCCTCCGTGGCCTACGCGCCGCAGGAGATCCTCATCACCCTGGGGATCGCCGGTCTCGCCGGGTACGCCTTCACCCCCTGGATCGGCCTGGCGGTGGTCGTGCTGCTGGTCGTCGTCGTGGCGTCGTACCGGCAGAACGTCCGGACCTACACCAGTGGTGGCGGCGACTTCGAGGTCGCCACCACCAACCTCGGCGGGAACTGGGGCCTGGTCGTCGCCAGTGCGCTGCTCGTCGACTACGTCATGACGGTCGCGGTGTCGATCTCCTCGGCGGTCTCCAATCTCTCGGCCTTCACACCGCTGATCGCCGAGCACCGGGTGCTCGTCGCGGTCACCCTCGTGGTGCTGCTCACCGTGCTGAACCTGCGGGGCCTCAAGGAGTCCGGCATCGCCTTCGCGATCCCGACCTACCTGTTCATGTTCGGCATCTTCAGCATGATGGCGTGGGGTTTCATCCGGATGGCCGGCGGTGCGGACCTGGAGTCCGAGTCCGCCCACCTGGAGGTCCACGGCACGGGCGAGGACATCGCCGGGCTCGCGATGATCTTTCTCCTGCTGCGCGCGTTCGCCTCCGGCTGCGCCGCGCTCACCGGCGTCGAGGCGATCAGCAACGGCGTCCCGGCCTTCCGCAAGCCCAAGGGCCAGAACGCCGCGACGACACTGCTCATGCTCGGCGTGGTGGCCGCCACCATGTTCGCCGGGGTGACCGCCCTGGCCTACGTGACCGACGCCAAGTACGCCGACCCGCTGCACGGCAGCCACCTGATCGACCCGGCCACCGGCCGGGACGTCTCGGGTGAGCAGCACACCGTGATCACCCAGGTCGCCGAGACCGTCTTCAGCAACTTCCCGCCGATGTACGTCTTCGTGACGGTCATGACGGCGCTGATCCTGGTCCTGGCCGCCAACACGGCCTACAACGGCTTCCCCGTGCTGGCCTCGGTGCTCGCCCAGAACCGTTATCTGCCCCGCCAGTTGCACACCCGGGGCGACCGGCTCGCCTTCAGCAACGGGATCATCATGCTCGCGGGCGCGGCGATCATCCTGATCTACGCCTTCGAGGCCGACGTCACCAAGCTGATCCAGCTCTACATCGTCGGCGTGTTCGTGTCGTTCACCGTCAGCCAGACCGGCATGGTCCGGCACTGGAACCGGCTGCTGCGGACCGAGACCGACAGCACGGTCCGGCGCCAGATGAAGACCTCGCGGATGATCAACTCGGTCGGCCTGCTCATCACCGGCGCGGTCCTGGTGGTCGTGCTGATCACCAAGTTCTCGCACGGGGCCTGGATCGTCTGCATCGCGATGCCCGCGCTGTTCATCCTCATGCGCGGCATCCGGGCGCACTACGACAGGGTCGCGCGAGAGCTGGAGCCGGACGGCGCGGAGACCACGCTGCCCTCGCGCACCCACGCGATCGTGCTCGTCTCCAAGATCCACAAGCCGACCCTGCGCGCGCTCGCCTACGCCAGGGCCAGCCGCCCGTCGATCCTCGAGGCGGTCAGCGTCGCGGTCGACGCCGACGAGGCCGAGCGGCTGCGCGACGAGTGGGACGCCCTGGACCTGCCCGTCCCGCTCAAGGTCCTCGACTCGCCCTACCGCGAGATCACCCGCCCGGTCCTGGAGTACGTGAAGAACGTCCGCCGCAAATCCCCCCGCGACGTCGTCGCCGTCTACATCCCCGAATACGTCGTCGGCCACTGGTGGGAGCACATCCTCCACAACCAGAGCGCCCTGCGCCTCAAGGGCCGCCTCCTCTTCCAGCCGGGCGTCATGGTCACCAGCGTCCCGTGGCAACTCGCCTCCTCCGACCGCCTCAAGGGCCGCGTCGAACGCCCCGCCCCCGGCGCCGTCCGGCGAGGGGACCTGGAATAG
- a CDS encoding OB-fold nucleic acid binding domain-containing protein — MDEAPGSGLRGFLRRLASSKAEMEAEELRKDTGAEGATPIASCAERRRAHVAGTLRTVTLRPRGGAPALEAELYDGSDVVNLVWLGRRRIAGIEPGRRLSAEGLVSLQDGRKVIFNPRYELRGST; from the coding sequence ATGGACGAAGCGCCCGGCAGCGGGCTGCGCGGCTTCCTCCGCCGCCTCGCCTCGAGCAAGGCCGAGATGGAAGCGGAAGAGCTGCGGAAGGACACTGGCGCGGAGGGGGCGACACCCATCGCCTCCTGCGCCGAACGCCGGCGCGCGCATGTCGCGGGTACGCTACGGACGGTGACATTGCGACCGCGAGGCGGCGCCCCCGCTTTGGAGGCCGAGCTCTACGACGGTTCGGACGTGGTGAACCTCGTCTGGCTCGGCCGGCGCAGGATCGCCGGCATCGAGCCGGGCCGAAGGCTCAGCGCCGAAGGCCTGGTGAGCCTCCAGGACGGCCGCAAGGTCATCTTCAATCCCCGCTACGAACTCCGAGGATCCACGTGA
- a CDS encoding potassium channel family protein, with the protein MHIVIMGCGRVGSTLAHILEDKGHSVAIIDQNSEAFRRLRGGFKGRRVIGMGFDRDVLVEAQIEKASAFVAVSSGDNSNIISARVARETFGVENVVARIYDSRRAEVYQRLGIPTVATVRWTAEQMLRRLLPDGALPLWRDPTGDVKLAEVQTDVAWIGARVADMERAAPGCRVAFLNRMGEAVVPTGDTVVQDGDVVHVMARAADMDQITEALAKRVREED; encoded by the coding sequence GTGCATATCGTCATCATGGGATGCGGCCGGGTCGGCTCGACCCTGGCCCATATCCTGGAGGACAAGGGGCACTCGGTCGCCATCATCGACCAGAACTCCGAGGCCTTCCGTCGGCTGCGCGGCGGTTTCAAGGGCCGCCGGGTGATCGGCATGGGGTTCGATCGTGACGTGCTCGTCGAGGCACAGATCGAGAAGGCGTCGGCGTTCGTGGCCGTGAGCAGCGGCGACAACTCCAACATCATCTCCGCCAGGGTCGCCCGCGAGACGTTCGGCGTCGAGAACGTCGTCGCCCGCATCTACGACTCCCGCCGTGCCGAGGTCTACCAGCGGCTCGGCATCCCGACCGTCGCCACGGTCCGCTGGACCGCCGAGCAGATGCTGCGGCGGCTCCTGCCGGACGGCGCGCTGCCGCTGTGGCGCGACCCGACCGGCGACGTCAAGCTCGCCGAGGTGCAGACCGACGTCGCGTGGATCGGCGCGCGCGTGGCCGACATGGAGCGGGCCGCCCCCGGCTGCCGGGTGGCGTTCCTCAACCGGATGGGCGAGGCCGTCGTGCCGACCGGCGACACCGTCGTGCAGGACGGCGACGTCGTCCATGTGATGGCGCGCGCCGCGGACATGGACCAGATCACCGAGGCGCTGGCCAAACGGGTGCGGGAGGAAGACTGA
- a CDS encoding sirohydrochlorin chelatase: MSELADLIEAAHPGIPVHAGADETLGELVGDPAAVVVPLLLGPDRSFETALRQGLSALPVLVSESLGPHPLLAEALHLRLAEAGLARADRIRMMSMVTAADGVVLGCRAADESAEITSVLLASRLAVPVVAAPIEDPAALAAAAGALRANGAQRIAFSPFVFEAAADELAKAAEAAAAEPAAPLGGHSSVAQLAVLRYVEALEAIYTGE, translated from the coding sequence ATGTCCGAGCTGGCCGACCTCATCGAGGCGGCCCACCCCGGCATCCCGGTGCACGCGGGCGCCGACGAGACCCTCGGCGAGCTGGTGGGCGACCCCGCCGCCGTGGTGGTGCCGCTGCTGCTCGGCCCCGACCGCTCCTTCGAGACCGCGCTGCGCCAGGGCCTGTCCGCACTGCCCGTGCTGGTCTCCGAATCGCTCGGCCCGCACCCGCTGCTCGCCGAGGCGCTGCACCTGCGGCTCGCCGAGGCCGGCCTCGCCCGCGCCGACCGCATCCGCATGATGAGCATGGTGACCGCCGCCGACGGCGTCGTCCTCGGCTGCCGCGCCGCCGACGAGAGCGCCGAGATCACCTCGGTGCTGCTCGCCTCCCGGCTCGCGGTGCCCGTCGTCGCCGCGCCCATCGAGGACCCCGCGGCGCTGGCCGCGGCCGCCGGCGCGCTGCGCGCCAACGGCGCCCAGCGGATCGCGTTCTCCCCGTTCGTGTTCGAGGCCGCCGCCGACGAGCTGGCCAAGGCCGCCGAAGCCGCGGCCGCCGAACCCGCCGCGCCGCTCGGCGGGCACTCCTCGGTGGCGCAGCTCGCGGTCCTGCGCTACGTCGAGGCGCTCGAGGCCATCTACACCGGCGAGTGA
- a CDS encoding MFS transporter yields the protein MRVYRSLLRAPHAVRLLGGTLLGRLPNGMGVLAITLFTRDEGGSWALAGLLAAVHGLAAAFGQPVLGRLMDRLGQPRVLVAAASLAGLGFVAFAWTGIGAVPAALAAVAVAGLFTPPLEPGLRALWPEVLKEPDQVQAAYAMDAAAQELLFTFGPVLVIVSGLVSDTAPLYACALLGLAGTLIVALSGPSRAWRGSPSTGDWAGALRSPGLVVIGISLGFIGLSLGVFNVGMVAYAEGIGSESASGWLMAANALGALTGGLVYGARTWPGRPARRIPPMLAALTAGYALLLLTPGLPLMLVLAYVSGVFLAPILACVFGLVPDLAPEGTVTEAFAWIVAFMTVGVSAGSALAGKIQDEAGTVAALSGSALGGLAAVLVCVAGGWLLTVRSPVGPRLP from the coding sequence ATGCGCGTCTATCGCAGTCTGCTGCGAGCCCCCCACGCCGTCCGCCTCCTCGGCGGCACCCTCCTGGGTCGCCTCCCGAACGGGATGGGCGTGCTCGCGATCACGCTGTTCACCCGCGACGAAGGCGGCAGCTGGGCGCTCGCGGGACTGCTGGCCGCCGTCCACGGCCTCGCCGCCGCGTTCGGGCAGCCGGTGCTCGGCCGGCTCATGGACCGGCTCGGCCAGCCGCGGGTGCTGGTGGCCGCCGCGAGCCTGGCGGGCCTCGGGTTCGTCGCGTTCGCGTGGACCGGGATCGGCGCGGTGCCCGCGGCGCTCGCCGCGGTCGCCGTCGCGGGGCTGTTCACCCCGCCCCTGGAGCCGGGGCTCCGCGCGCTGTGGCCGGAGGTGCTCAAGGAGCCCGACCAGGTCCAGGCCGCCTACGCGATGGACGCCGCCGCGCAGGAGCTGCTCTTCACTTTCGGGCCGGTTCTGGTCATCGTCTCCGGCCTCGTCTCCGACACCGCGCCTCTGTACGCGTGCGCCCTCCTGGGGCTGGCGGGCACCCTCATCGTGGCGCTGTCCGGGCCGTCGCGGGCCTGGCGGGGAAGCCCGTCGACGGGGGACTGGGCGGGGGCGCTGCGCTCGCCCGGCCTCGTGGTGATCGGGATCTCCCTCGGGTTCATCGGGCTCAGCCTCGGCGTCTTCAACGTGGGGATGGTCGCCTACGCGGAAGGGATCGGCAGCGAGTCCGCGTCCGGCTGGCTGATGGCCGCCAACGCGCTCGGGGCCCTGACCGGCGGGCTCGTCTACGGCGCCCGGACATGGCCGGGGCGGCCCGCGCGCCGCATCCCGCCGATGCTCGCCGCCCTGACCGCCGGGTACGCGCTGCTGCTCCTCACCCCCGGCCTGCCCCTGATGCTGGTCCTCGCCTACGTCTCCGGGGTCTTCCTGGCGCCGATCCTGGCCTGTGTCTTCGGTCTCGTCCCCGACCTCGCGCCGGAGGGCACCGTCACCGAGGCGTTCGCCTGGATCGTCGCGTTCATGACGGTCGGCGTCTCGGCCGGATCGGCGCTCGCGGGGAAGATCCAGGACGAGGCGGGCACGGTCGCCGCACTGTCGGGCTCCGCTCTCGGGGGGCTCGCCGCGGTCCTCGTGTGCGTCGCCGGCGGATGGCTGCTGACCGTCCGTTCCCCGGTCGGGCCGCGTTTGCCGTAG
- a CDS encoding DUF3159 domain-containing protein, protein MTEQAAREADENARQTVEAAVRTQLAKALGGGRGIAEGAVPTVLFTVAWLISHNLKLAVGLGVGSAVLLLVVRLLQRSTVQFVFNSLVGIGIAAFFALRTGKAEDAFLPGILYNAVYSVVLIGSIVARWPVVGFIIGSVTGDPTAWRRDPAIVRLCAKLTWLLVLPCVLRVVVQYPLYLAGMVGWLGTAKIALGWPLQVASFGAMVWVLARGRTPLPGDESAQDVAAHLEGTGEGRNREKPAE, encoded by the coding sequence GTGACCGAACAGGCGGCCAGGGAAGCGGACGAGAACGCCAGGCAGACCGTCGAGGCGGCGGTCCGCACCCAGCTCGCCAAGGCGCTCGGCGGCGGCCGCGGCATCGCCGAGGGCGCGGTGCCCACCGTGCTGTTCACGGTGGCCTGGCTGATCAGCCACAACCTCAAGCTGGCCGTCGGGCTGGGCGTCGGCTCGGCCGTGCTCCTGCTCGTGGTCCGGCTGCTCCAGCGCTCCACCGTGCAGTTCGTCTTCAACAGCCTGGTCGGCATCGGCATCGCCGCGTTCTTCGCGCTGCGCACCGGCAAGGCCGAGGACGCCTTCCTCCCGGGCATCCTCTACAACGCCGTCTATTCGGTCGTGCTCATCGGCTCGATCGTCGCGCGCTGGCCCGTCGTCGGGTTCATCATCGGCTCGGTGACCGGCGACCCGACCGCGTGGCGGCGCGACCCGGCGATCGTCAGGCTGTGCGCGAAGCTGACCTGGCTGCTGGTGCTCCCGTGCGTCCTGCGGGTGGTCGTGCAGTACCCGCTCTACCTCGCCGGGATGGTCGGCTGGCTGGGCACCGCCAAGATCGCGCTGGGCTGGCCGCTCCAGGTCGCCTCGTTCGGCGCGATGGTCTGGGTGCTGGCCCGCGGCCGCACCCCGCTCCCGGGCGACGAGAGCGCCCAGGACGTCGCGGCGCATCTGGAGGGCACCGGGGAAGGCCGGAACCGGGAGAAGCCCGCAGAATGA
- a CDS encoding sensor histidine kinase, whose translation MRRSRSQPIRSAIVSLIAVPLTTLVLLWAFTAFSSLGDGMLLARAQSLDGQVVRPTQTLIAALQNERMASMAVLAGAQAGATDDLALQRQAVDDARAVFEHNTTDQGLRDGIESDIRTALDTFSRDLGGLDLLRSVVDGGAQRSRPQVLTSFSTYIDHGYAIYRSVSPPDLDIAADVSTLTSLGMAREQLSRMDAVLAGRLGGEVSAWDRKEVARAVGARDLLYTDTLSRLRPADRDRYTAFLNTIEYQRLQQFEDRITRGGAAGAVGQVAWDANAEKVQSGLLALEEQMLGGITSRAEKVAIGVLLEIGVAGGLGLGAIVVSIVIAWRVSRRLIRESRALADTVGDFTRDQLPVMAELVRNGQRVDSDQIEPGVQFSVTEIERIFRSFTSARAAVLEAALHEAATMANVREVFVNLASRNQALLHRQLSLLDEMERDADDSDQLGRLFQLDHLATRMRRHAEGLVILAGKAPGRGWRSPVPLVDVVRGAASEVEDYTRVRVLPMPRVALVGPAVADTIHLLADLIENAVQYSPPDTAIEVSGQGVAAGYVLEIEDRGLGLPAEVIEQLNERLSAPPEFTLSDTARLGLFVVGRLAKRHGIRVSLRVSPYGGTTAVVFLPRELLAPDVPEGTTVEPSPALRAERVFAAAGAQGAEPRPVAVVREEVPPALPEDAVPDLPDVPAEPAAEADPSLGLHLDLPRRRRKNRGAEPADPPAEPAAPADLVSTSAAMPPTGAAANTAAPEPPERSPDNLRLRMSAMQRGWERGRVESAESGDDHLQHSEEHS comes from the coding sequence ATGCGACGTTCCCGCAGCCAGCCGATCAGATCCGCGATCGTCTCGCTCATCGCCGTCCCCCTCACCACCCTCGTGCTGTTGTGGGCCTTCACCGCTTTCTCCTCGCTCGGCGACGGCATGCTGCTCGCCCGCGCGCAGTCGCTCGACGGCCAGGTCGTGCGCCCCACCCAGACCCTCATCGCCGCGCTCCAGAACGAGCGGATGGCGTCGATGGCGGTCCTGGCGGGCGCGCAGGCCGGGGCGACCGACGACCTCGCGCTCCAGCGCCAGGCCGTCGACGACGCCCGCGCCGTCTTCGAGCACAACACCACCGACCAGGGGCTGCGCGACGGCATCGAGAGCGACATCCGCACCGCGCTCGACACCTTCTCGCGCGATCTCGGCGGCCTCGACCTGCTGCGCAGCGTCGTCGACGGGGGCGCCCAGCGCAGCCGGCCGCAGGTGCTCACCTCGTTCAGCACCTACATCGACCACGGGTACGCGATCTACCGCTCGGTCTCGCCGCCCGACCTCGACATCGCCGCCGACGTGTCCACGCTGACGTCGCTCGGCATGGCCCGCGAGCAGCTCTCGCGGATGGACGCGGTGCTGGCCGGCCGGCTCGGCGGCGAGGTGAGCGCCTGGGACCGCAAGGAGGTGGCGCGGGCCGTCGGCGCGCGCGACCTGCTGTACACCGACACCCTGTCCCGGCTGCGCCCGGCCGACCGCGACCGCTACACCGCGTTCCTCAACACCATCGAGTACCAGCGCCTCCAGCAGTTCGAGGACCGCATCACCCGCGGCGGCGCCGCCGGGGCCGTCGGGCAGGTCGCCTGGGACGCCAACGCGGAGAAGGTCCAGAGCGGCCTGCTCGCGCTGGAGGAGCAGATGCTCGGCGGCATCACCTCGCGCGCCGAGAAGGTGGCCATCGGGGTCCTGCTGGAGATCGGCGTCGCGGGCGGCCTCGGCCTCGGCGCGATCGTCGTGTCGATCGTCATCGCCTGGCGCGTCTCGCGGCGGCTCATCCGCGAGAGCCGCGCCCTCGCCGACACCGTCGGGGACTTCACCCGCGACCAGCTCCCGGTCATGGCCGAGCTGGTCCGCAACGGCCAGCGCGTCGACAGCGACCAGATCGAGCCCGGCGTGCAGTTCAGCGTCACCGAGATCGAGCGCATCTTCCGGTCGTTCACCTCCGCGCGCGCCGCGGTCCTGGAGGCCGCGCTGCACGAGGCCGCGACCATGGCCAACGTCCGCGAGGTGTTCGTCAACCTCGCCTCGCGCAACCAGGCGCTGCTGCACCGCCAGCTCTCGCTGCTGGACGAGATGGAGCGGGACGCCGACGACTCCGACCAGCTCGGCAGGCTGTTCCAGCTCGACCACCTGGCGACCCGCATGCGGCGGCACGCCGAGGGCCTGGTCATCCTCGCCGGGAAGGCGCCCGGCCGAGGCTGGCGCTCGCCCGTCCCGCTCGTCGACGTCGTGCGCGGCGCCGCGTCGGAGGTCGAGGACTACACACGGGTGCGGGTGCTGCCCATGCCGCGCGTGGCGCTGGTCGGCCCCGCCGTGGCCGACACCATCCACCTGCTGGCCGACCTCATCGAGAACGCCGTCCAGTACTCCCCGCCCGACACCGCCATCGAGGTCTCCGGCCAGGGCGTCGCGGCCGGGTACGTGCTGGAGATCGAGGACCGCGGGCTCGGCCTGCCGGCCGAGGTCATCGAGCAGCTCAACGAGCGGCTTTCCGCGCCGCCGGAGTTCACCCTGTCCGACACCGCGCGGCTCGGCCTGTTCGTCGTCGGCCGGCTCGCCAAGCGGCACGGGATCCGGGTGTCCCTGCGCGTCTCGCCCTACGGCGGCACCACCGCCGTGGTCTTCCTTCCGCGCGAGCTCCTCGCCCCCGACGTCCCGGAGGGCACGACCGTCGAGCCGTCGCCCGCGCTGCGCGCCGAGCGGGTGTTCGCCGCGGCGGGCGCCCAGGGCGCGGAGCCGCGGCCGGTCGCGGTCGTGCGCGAAGAGGTCCCGCCCGCCCTACCCGAGGACGCGGTGCCCGACCTGCCTGACGTGCCCGCCGAGCCGGCCGCCGAGGCCGACCCGAGCCTCGGGCTGCACCTCGACCTGCCCCGGCGGCGGCGCAAGAACCGGGGGGCGGAGCCCGCCGACCCGCCCGCCGAGCCCGCGGCTCCCGCCGACCTCGTCTCGACCTCCGCGGCGATGCCGCCCACCGGTGCGGCGGCCAACACGGCGGCGCCGGAGCCGCCGGAGCGGTCGCCCGATAACCTCCGGTTGCGGATGTCGGCCATGCAGCGCGGCTGGGAGCGCGGCCGGGTCGAGTCCGCCGAGTCCGGTGACGATCACCTTCAGCACTCCGAGGAGCACTCATGA
- a CDS encoding potassium channel family protein: MRVAIAGAGAVGRSIAQELLENGHEVLLIDKDPKAIKVEMVPRAEWLLADACEISSLDDAALERCQVVVASSGDDKVNLVVSLLAKTEYGVPRVVARINHPKNEWLFNDSWGVDVAVSTPRLLSALVEEAVSVGDLVRLMTFRQGDANLVELTLPDDAPLNGQRVGSVQWPRDTALVAILREGRVLVPTPDDTLEAGDELMFVASQDVEDELADLLSSR, translated from the coding sequence ATGCGGGTGGCGATCGCCGGGGCCGGCGCGGTGGGCAGGTCCATCGCCCAGGAACTGCTGGAGAACGGGCACGAGGTCCTGCTCATCGACAAGGACCCCAAGGCCATCAAGGTCGAGATGGTGCCGCGCGCCGAGTGGCTGCTCGCCGACGCGTGCGAGATCTCCTCGCTGGACGACGCGGCGCTCGAGCGCTGCCAGGTGGTCGTGGCCTCCAGCGGCGACGACAAGGTGAACCTCGTGGTGTCGCTGCTGGCCAAGACCGAGTACGGGGTGCCGAGGGTGGTCGCGCGCATCAACCACCCGAAGAACGAGTGGCTGTTCAACGACTCGTGGGGCGTGGACGTCGCGGTGTCGACGCCGCGGCTGCTGAGCGCGCTGGTGGAGGAGGCGGTGAGCGTCGGCGACCTCGTGCGCCTGATGACGTTCCGCCAGGGCGACGCCAACCTCGTGGAGCTGACCCTGCCGGACGACGCGCCGCTCAACGGGCAGCGGGTCGGCTCGGTGCAGTGGCCGCGCGACACCGCGCTCGTGGCGATCCTGCGCGAGGGCCGGGTGCTGGTCCCCACTCCCGACGACACCCTGGAGGCGGGCGACGAACTGATGTTCGTGGCCAGCCAGGACGTCGAGGACGAGCTCGCGGACCTCCTCAGCTCGCGCTAG